Proteins encoded in a region of the Salinicoccus sp. RF5 genome:
- a CDS encoding glutathione ABC transporter substrate-binding protein translates to MKNFWRLMLLSVFVLVLAACTDDSEVEPEGSAEGESSSNGGGDMVLAFPSDAVSMDPHGSNDVPSEQVRDTIYEGLVTQDENFEIEPVLASEWEQIDDTTWQFTLQEGVTFHDGSEFNAEVVKANIERLLDPAMASPRSFLLEMVTEVNVVDDYTVELVTEFPFSPLLNNLTHGAGKMISKDLIDEDYQNALDEAGLDMTLEEYYELRGAGGEEHEEAANEIGGAMGTMVEQNPVGSNYLQFESRNPGEKTELTAYEDYWNGAPTIDSATFKVVSETGSRLAELETGDSDFIAQVESSNIDRVEGNEEVTLERTDSVSIDYIGFNTQKEPFDDPQVRRAITHAFDKEAVLSGVYNDSGTPAVGPLAPGVMGHSEDIEGLGYDMDEARELLAEAGYEDGFDVNLMVNDDNPERVDMAVWLQESLGELNINVNIEQVEWGAYLEMTGNGEHDMFILGWSNSTGDPDNGISPLFHSDMVGDPGNRSFFENDELDALLDEGKRESDQDAREQLYVEAQQLLVDEAPAIFVRHSENLNAYNNNVEGIDIDSYNIFDLRETTLNE, encoded by the coding sequence ATGAAGAATTTTTGGCGATTGATGCTGCTCAGTGTGTTTGTACTCGTACTGGCAGCCTGTACGGATGACAGCGAGGTGGAGCCGGAAGGTAGCGCTGAAGGGGAGTCGTCCTCAAATGGGGGCGGCGACATGGTGCTGGCCTTCCCGAGTGATGCTGTGTCCATGGATCCGCATGGCAGCAACGATGTACCATCTGAGCAGGTCCGGGATACAATATATGAAGGACTTGTGACACAGGATGAAAACTTTGAAATAGAACCGGTACTGGCTTCCGAATGGGAACAGATCGATGATACTACATGGCAGTTCACCCTGCAGGAGGGTGTCACTTTCCATGATGGCAGTGAATTCAACGCTGAAGTTGTGAAGGCGAACATCGAGCGGCTGTTGGATCCGGCAATGGCTTCCCCGAGGTCCTTCCTGCTTGAAATGGTGACTGAAGTGAATGTAGTGGATGACTATACGGTCGAACTCGTCACAGAATTCCCTTTCTCTCCACTGCTCAACAACTTGACGCATGGCGCCGGCAAGATGATCAGTAAAGACCTCATCGATGAAGACTATCAGAATGCGCTGGACGAAGCAGGACTCGATATGACTCTGGAAGAGTACTATGAACTCCGGGGAGCAGGCGGAGAAGAGCATGAGGAAGCTGCGAATGAAATCGGGGGTGCCATGGGTACCATGGTCGAGCAGAATCCTGTCGGCTCCAACTACCTCCAGTTTGAAAGCAGGAACCCGGGTGAGAAAACCGAACTGACTGCCTATGAAGATTACTGGAATGGCGCGCCGACAATCGATTCGGCCACCTTCAAGGTTGTTTCCGAAACGGGATCCAGGCTCGCAGAACTGGAAACAGGTGACTCGGACTTCATTGCACAGGTCGAGTCCAGCAACATCGACCGTGTAGAAGGCAATGAAGAAGTGACGCTTGAGCGCACGGATTCGGTTTCCATCGACTACATCGGTTTCAATACCCAAAAGGAACCGTTCGATGATCCGCAGGTAAGGCGTGCAATCACTCATGCCTTCGATAAAGAGGCTGTCCTTTCTGGTGTCTATAATGACTCCGGTACACCGGCAGTCGGTCCACTTGCGCCTGGCGTAATGGGTCACAGTGAGGATATCGAAGGTCTGGGCTACGATATGGATGAGGCAAGGGAACTGCTTGCAGAGGCAGGATATGAGGATGGATTCGATGTCAATCTGATGGTCAACGATGATAACCCAGAACGTGTGGACATGGCTGTATGGCTCCAGGAATCACTGGGCGAGCTCAACATCAACGTAAATATTGAACAAGTGGAGTGGGGAGCGTACCTCGAGATGACGGGCAACGGCGAACATGACATGTTCATCCTCGGCTGGTCCAACTCAACAGGGGACCCGGATAACGGCATCTCTCCATTATTCCATTCTGACATGGTCGGGGATCCAGGAAATCGGTCCTTCTTCGAGAACGATGAGCTCGATGCATTGCTGGATGAAGGAAAGCGTGAATCCGACCAGGATGCCCGTGAGCAGCTATATGTAGAAGCGCAGCAGCTGCTTGTAGACGAAGCGCCGGCAATCTTCGTACGTCACTCTGAGAACCTGAATGCCTACAATAACAACGTGGAGGGAATTGATATCGACAGCTATAATATCTTTGACCTTCGTGAAACCACCCTCAATGAATAA
- a CDS encoding ABC transporter permease, producing MAVASKERIRDTKPVNPRVKSMKDFYKRLKKNKSALTGFYILLFFFLVSIFGAIDANYGLTGISSNATSLTEKLEGPSAAHWFGTDHLGRDIFIRIIHGMYITLGVGFAATFLAGLVGVPLGILAGYYGGWLDTIIMRLMDVLLAFPGILLALAIVSVLGGSTINVTIAIAIGAVPQFARIVRGSTLTTKKLEYVDAIRALGARDGKIIFQHILPNIMSPIIVNTTLFIATAILSAAGLSFLGLGVQPPTPEWGAMLNDGRNYMYQAGHITFFPGMMIVIVVLAFNLFGDGLRDALDPKFKK from the coding sequence ATGGCAGTTGCATCCAAAGAAAGAATCCGGGACACCAAACCGGTCAATCCACGGGTTAAAAGCATGAAGGATTTCTATAAGCGCCTGAAGAAGAATAAATCGGCCCTTACAGGCTTCTATATACTATTGTTCTTCTTCCTTGTATCGATTTTTGGTGCAATCGATGCAAACTATGGTCTTACAGGAATCAGTTCAAATGCAACCAGTCTGACAGAAAAGTTGGAAGGTCCTTCAGCCGCGCATTGGTTCGGTACAGATCACCTCGGCAGGGATATTTTCATCAGAATAATACACGGTATGTACATAACATTAGGGGTAGGGTTTGCAGCAACTTTCCTTGCCGGCCTTGTGGGTGTGCCACTTGGGATTCTCGCCGGCTACTATGGCGGCTGGCTTGATACCATCATCATGAGACTCATGGATGTCCTGCTCGCTTTCCCGGGTATCCTGCTTGCGCTTGCTATCGTCAGCGTACTTGGTGGCAGCACAATCAACGTGACCATCGCCATCGCCATCGGCGCCGTTCCACAGTTTGCACGGATTGTAAGAGGATCCACATTGACGACAAAGAAACTGGAATATGTGGATGCGATACGTGCCCTCGGTGCACGTGACGGCAAGATCATCTTCCAGCACATACTGCCGAACATCATGTCGCCGATCATCGTAAATACTACTCTCTTCATCGCTACAGCAATCCTTTCAGCAGCAGGCCTTTCATTCCTCGGCCTTGGCGTACAGCCGCCGACACCTGAATGGGGTGCCATGCTCAATGACGGAAGAAACTATATGTACCAGGCAGGACACATCACATTCTTCCCTGGCATGATGATCGTCATCGTTGTACTTGCATTCAACTTATTCGGAGACGGATTGAGAGATGCACTCGATCCGAAATTCAAGAAATAG
- a CDS encoding ABC transporter permease — protein sequence MTTFIIRRLLQAIPVLIGVTILVFSLMHLTPGNPAVIMAGESAPQATVQAIEERLGLNDPLHIQYFNFLGNALQLDLGTSIRDNIPVFDHVQSRFLITLELSVYSMIFAIVLGLLAGIISAVRQYTFSDVAIMIVALFGLSMPNFWLGLMLIQWFAINLGWFAPTGWGDADQIVLPVIALGTAGAAIIARMTRSSMLDVISQDYIRTARAKGVKERVVIFRHALKNAMIPVVTVIGLQFGYFLAGSVLTESVFAINGLGRLIIDSILQRDFPVVQGAILVIAVTFVLVNLAVDISYRFLNKRIDLN from the coding sequence ATGACTACATTCATTATTCGTAGGCTGTTGCAGGCCATCCCCGTTCTCATCGGGGTCACAATTCTCGTGTTCAGTCTGATGCACCTTACTCCGGGTAACCCAGCGGTTATTATGGCAGGAGAAAGTGCGCCTCAGGCGACAGTACAGGCAATTGAAGAACGTTTGGGTCTGAACGATCCGCTTCACATACAATATTTCAACTTCCTGGGCAATGCCCTGCAACTGGATCTTGGTACGTCCATCCGGGACAACATCCCGGTATTCGACCATGTCCAGTCAAGATTCCTGATCACATTGGAACTTTCAGTATACTCAATGATTTTTGCGATAGTGCTTGGACTTCTGGCAGGCATCATCTCAGCAGTGCGCCAGTACACATTCTCTGATGTTGCCATCATGATTGTTGCCCTGTTCGGACTGTCCATGCCGAACTTCTGGCTCGGCCTCATGCTCATCCAGTGGTTCGCCATTAACTTGGGATGGTTTGCGCCGACAGGCTGGGGGGATGCCGACCAGATTGTTCTGCCGGTCATCGCACTCGGTACAGCCGGTGCCGCAATCATTGCCAGGATGACACGGAGCAGTATGCTCGATGTCATTTCACAGGACTACATCCGTACTGCCAGGGCAAAAGGGGTCAAGGAACGTGTAGTCATATTCAGACATGCGCTCAAAAATGCTATGATCCCCGTCGTGACTGTAATCGGTCTCCAGTTCGGCTACTTCCTTGCCGGTTCGGTGCTCACCGAGAGTGTATTCGCGATCAACGGCCTTGGCCGCCTGATCATCGACTCCATTCTGCAGCGTGACTTCCCGGTTGTACAAGGCGCCATCCTGGTCATTGCCGTCACATTCGTTCTTGTAAATCTGGCAGTCGATATTTCCTACAGGTTCCTGAACAAACGGATCGACCTAAACTAA
- a CDS encoding ABC transporter ATP-binding protein, translated as MSENILDINDLRTSFFVEGNEIKAVDGVTFQVPKGKTLGIVGESGSGKSISALSILQLIENPGKIVGGSINFKGEELTEAKNSRMRDIRGNEISMIFQEPMTSLNPVYTIGQQLRESYKIHEGLGKKEGTKRAIEMLELVGIPSPEKRINQYPYELSGGMRQRVMIAMALACKPELLIADEPTTALDVTIQAQILELIKELQDDIGMSVVMITHDLGVVAETCDYVAVMYCGKVVEYADVETLFDNPKHPYTVGLLNSLPRHDVDQDELVPIKGNVPAPDEMPTGCRFAPRCPHASDICSKLPELETQEDGNDVRCWIYTEEWDGEKGVEVYDRESTT; from the coding sequence GTGTCAGAAAATATTCTTGATATAAATGATCTCAGAACTTCCTTCTTTGTGGAAGGAAATGAAATAAAGGCAGTCGACGGAGTAACATTCCAGGTGCCTAAAGGAAAGACCCTCGGGATCGTCGGTGAATCGGGATCGGGCAAGAGCATCAGTGCCCTGTCCATCCTCCAGCTCATCGAAAACCCTGGCAAGATCGTCGGCGGCAGCATCAACTTCAAGGGTGAGGAGCTCACGGAAGCGAAAAATTCCAGGATGAGGGATATCCGCGGTAACGAAATCTCCATGATCTTCCAGGAGCCGATGACTTCACTCAACCCTGTCTACACGATTGGCCAGCAGCTTCGTGAATCCTATAAGATCCACGAAGGACTCGGCAAAAAGGAAGGGACGAAACGTGCCATCGAAATGCTCGAGCTCGTCGGCATCCCTTCCCCTGAAAAGCGCATCAACCAGTATCCATATGAACTTTCCGGCGGAATGCGGCAGCGTGTCATGATCGCCATGGCACTTGCCTGCAAACCGGAACTGCTCATCGCGGATGAACCGACCACAGCACTCGATGTCACCATACAGGCGCAGATCCTCGAACTGATCAAGGAACTCCAGGATGACATCGGCATGAGCGTCGTCATGATCACCCATGACCTTGGTGTCGTGGCCGAAACCTGCGACTATGTTGCCGTCATGTACTGCGGTAAAGTCGTCGAATATGCAGATGTGGAGACATTGTTCGATAACCCGAAACATCCCTATACGGTAGGGCTGCTCAATTCACTGCCCCGCCATGATGTGGACCAGGACGAACTTGTACCCATTAAAGGGAACGTGCCTGCACCGGATGAAATGCCTACGGGATGCCGATTCGCACCACGCTGTCCGCACGCCTCCGACATATGCAGCAAACTGCCTGAACTCGAAACCCAGGAAGACGGCAACGACGTAAGATGCTGGATCTACACTGAAGAGTGGGACGGCGAGAAGGGAGTAGAAGTCTATGACAGAGAATCCACTACTTAA
- a CDS encoding ABC transporter ATP-binding protein — protein sequence MTENPLLKVENLKQYFPIKGGLLGRTVNNVKAVDDISFTIGRGETVSVVGESGCGKSTTGRAILRLDEPTEGNIEFDGKDVLGKSASEMRSMRSEMQIIFQDPYASLNPRKTVRQTLNEAMDIHNIVPKKERNDRITELMETVGLQKHQIDRFPHEFSGGQRQRIGIARALSVNPKLIICDEAVSALDVSIQAQVLNLLKRLQREMGLTYLFIAHDLGVVRHISDRIIVMYLGKIVEIGDTKSIFENPQHPYTKALLSAIPVPDPKKKSERIFLRGDVPSPIDPPTGCRFHTRCPFATDKCRDVVPELEEKDEIYKGKHSVACHYALDIQQGKHKPKYNMTDVRKNLDEEGTDNQSAEKEVEKAQK from the coding sequence ATGACAGAGAATCCACTACTTAAAGTAGAGAACCTTAAACAATATTTTCCAATCAAAGGCGGACTCTTGGGGCGCACAGTAAACAACGTCAAGGCGGTCGACGATATCTCCTTCACCATCGGCAGGGGCGAAACGGTCTCCGTAGTTGGTGAATCCGGCTGTGGAAAATCCACTACAGGACGTGCTATCCTGAGGCTTGATGAACCGACTGAAGGGAACATCGAGTTCGATGGCAAGGATGTACTCGGCAAGAGTGCTTCTGAAATGCGCAGCATGAGAAGCGAAATGCAGATCATCTTCCAGGATCCATATGCTTCCCTGAACCCCCGCAAGACTGTCCGCCAGACGCTCAACGAAGCCATGGACATCCATAACATCGTTCCAAAGAAGGAACGCAACGACCGCATCACCGAGCTTATGGAGACGGTCGGTCTGCAAAAGCACCAGATCGACCGCTTCCCCCACGAGTTCTCCGGCGGCCAGAGGCAGCGTATCGGCATCGCCCGTGCACTGTCGGTCAATCCGAAACTCATCATCTGTGATGAAGCAGTCAGTGCCCTTGATGTATCCATCCAGGCACAGGTTCTGAACCTGCTCAAACGTCTGCAGCGTGAGATGGGTCTGACATATCTCTTCATCGCCCATGACCTTGGGGTCGTACGCCACATATCAGACCGCATCATCGTCATGTACCTCGGCAAGATCGTCGAGATCGGTGATACGAAGAGCATTTTCGAGAATCCACAGCACCCTTATACGAAAGCCCTGCTTTCTGCGATACCGGTGCCGGATCCGAAGAAGAAGTCGGAACGGATCTTCCTGCGCGGAGACGTCCCTTCCCCGATCGATCCGCCGACAGGCTGCCGCTTCCACACAAGGTGTCCTTTCGCCACGGACAAGTGCCGTGACGTGGTACCGGAACTGGAAGAGAAGGATGAAATCTACAAAGGCAAGCACAGCGTGGCCTGCCACTACGCACTGGATATCCAGCAGGGCAAGCATAAACCGAAATACAATATGACGGATGTGCGTAAAAATCTGGATGAAGAAGGTACAGATAACCAGAGTGCTGAAAAAGAAGTAGAAAAAGCACAGAAATAA
- a CDS encoding DUF456 domain-containing protein yields the protein MEIIWWLIVIASFIIGFLGLVFPVVPSVLMFWIGFLVYHFALNSETLSWMFWIIIFVLTVLVLFSDFIANSYFVKRYGGTKRGEYAAIVGVVIGMFLYPPFGIIFVPFVLVLIVEALNSKDFNQALKASVGSLLAFVSSAVFNAVVYVLMVVWFLLDALVF from the coding sequence ATGGAAATCATATGGTGGCTCATTGTCATCGCTTCGTTCATCATCGGATTTTTGGGGCTGGTCTTTCCAGTCGTTCCATCCGTATTGATGTTCTGGATCGGTTTTCTCGTCTACCACTTTGCACTCAACAGTGAAACCTTGTCATGGATGTTCTGGATCATCATATTCGTCCTGACGGTGCTGGTGCTTTTCAGCGACTTCATCGCAAACAGCTATTTCGTAAAAAGATATGGGGGTACCAAGCGCGGTGAGTATGCCGCAATCGTCGGGGTGGTCATCGGGATGTTCCTATATCCACCATTTGGCATCATCTTCGTGCCTTTTGTACTGGTCCTGATTGTAGAAGCATTGAATTCAAAGGACTTCAACCAGGCATTGAAGGCATCCGTCGGTTCATTGCTTGCCTTCGTATCAAGTGCCGTATTCAATGCAGTCGTCTATGTGCTGATGGTGGTATGGTTCCTGCTTGATGCACTCGTGTTCTAG
- a CDS encoding MFS transporter, which produces MRELFYIQNYRLFLLNMTLLGMAVSLTAPFLVIFMTETHGMPTAIYGLFMATVAVGSFMMNTLIGRKSDRMAFDRKYLIIGALVMMIIAFSSYLLIGNVWLLALSYILFASLGAPAMPQLYASARESINAYRSSIAVLANTVLRSMFSFGFLFGPLIGSVLIGIYGFNGLFTGTVIMFILVLGLSFLIRPADKKVVPQSAVDIKSYEEKIAPNLLRTPALLLPFIAFTMLHVGQWMYLLNMPLYVTQYLEEGERGVGILSSLCAGLEVPFMIFMGMIAGRVSSKSLLILGAFLGSLYFMSIGIFNDFTAMVIGQVPLAIFLAVLLGLGISYFQDLLPDFPGYASTLFANAMIIGQLLGNLLGGMASDVVGLEYSFFVSGMFVFLAFILFFFTRSEIRKGEI; this is translated from the coding sequence ATGCGAGAACTCTTTTACATCCAGAACTACCGCCTCTTCCTGCTGAACATGACACTGCTCGGGATGGCCGTCTCACTCACAGCTCCCTTCCTCGTCATCTTCATGACGGAGACACACGGCATGCCGACCGCCATATACGGCCTGTTCATGGCAACGGTGGCCGTCGGAAGTTTCATGATGAACACCTTGATCGGAAGGAAAAGCGACCGGATGGCCTTTGACCGCAAGTATCTCATCATCGGCGCCTTAGTGATGATGATCATTGCCTTCTCAAGCTATCTTCTCATCGGCAATGTCTGGCTCCTGGCCCTCTCATATATACTGTTCGCCTCACTCGGGGCGCCTGCAATGCCGCAGCTCTATGCTTCAGCACGCGAATCGATAAACGCCTACAGGTCGAGTATCGCCGTCCTTGCGAATACCGTGCTCAGGTCGATGTTCTCCTTCGGCTTCCTGTTCGGCCCACTGATCGGCTCTGTGCTGATCGGAATCTATGGTTTCAACGGCCTGTTTACGGGTACTGTCATCATGTTCATACTTGTCCTGGGACTGTCCTTCCTGATCCGTCCCGCAGACAAGAAGGTCGTTCCCCAGAGCGCCGTTGATATAAAAAGCTATGAGGAGAAGATTGCGCCCAACCTGCTCAGGACACCTGCGCTGCTGCTTCCATTCATAGCATTTACGATGCTGCATGTGGGACAATGGATGTACCTCCTCAACATGCCGCTCTATGTGACGCAATACCTTGAGGAAGGGGAGCGCGGTGTAGGAATACTGTCGAGTCTCTGTGCCGGCCTTGAAGTGCCCTTCATGATTTTCATGGGGATGATTGCAGGCAGGGTCAGCTCCAAGTCTCTGTTGATTCTCGGCGCTTTTCTCGGCAGCCTCTATTTCATGTCGATCGGCATCTTCAATGATTTCACAGCAATGGTGATCGGCCAGGTGCCCCTGGCGATATTCCTCGCGGTCCTGCTCGGGCTCGGCATCAGCTATTTCCAGGATTTGCTTCCGGATTTCCCGGGATATGCATCGACGCTTTTCGCCAATGCGATGATCATCGGCCAGCTTCTGGGCAACCTGCTTGGTGGAATGGCCAGTGATGTTGTAGGATTGGAGTACTCATTCTTTGTATCGGGAATGTTCGTATTCCTAGCGTTCATACTGTTCTTCTTTACTAGAAGTGAAATCAGGAAAGGGGAAATATAA
- a CDS encoding LysR family transcriptional regulator — MKVDDYKLLVTLDETRTLRRAAEKLFISQPAVSQRLKSIEDEWGVKIFVRTKKELYVTGEGEKIIEHARNVVERESLVKEYIRINQNSIQGNLSIGVSSLIGHTILPEILAQYLKLYPNVNIKIKVGSSQQIISEQNDFHICIVRGNRILNKQNELLFVDRHYLVTPKTTDDEKQLPIIEFQADPIYISEIEQFFERRFNRKYDSQIKVDQIATCRALLLEGIGMTVLPEIVVEGFDSTQFNIDEVLYEDRPITRDTYIAFDRSVLELPQVKAFLTLVRTFVNAN; from the coding sequence ATGAAAGTCGATGATTATAAGCTGCTTGTCACACTGGATGAGACGCGGACCCTGCGGCGTGCTGCAGAAAAGCTGTTTATTTCCCAGCCGGCTGTGAGCCAGCGTCTGAAATCCATCGAAGATGAGTGGGGAGTGAAGATATTCGTCCGCACGAAGAAGGAATTGTATGTAACCGGGGAAGGGGAGAAGATCATCGAGCACGCCCGCAATGTCGTAGAGCGTGAGTCGCTGGTCAAGGAATACATACGCATCAACCAGAATTCCATACAGGGAAATCTCTCCATAGGCGTCTCCTCACTGATCGGCCATACTATACTGCCCGAAATACTGGCCCAGTACCTGAAACTCTATCCGAATGTGAACATCAAGATCAAGGTCGGTTCTTCGCAGCAGATCATCAGCGAGCAGAATGACTTCCATATATGCATCGTGCGGGGAAACCGGATACTGAACAAGCAGAATGAACTGCTGTTTGTGGACCGCCATTATCTGGTGACGCCGAAAACGACCGATGATGAGAAGCAGCTTCCCATCATAGAGTTTCAGGCGGACCCCATATACATCAGTGAAATCGAGCAGTTTTTCGAACGGCGGTTCAACCGCAAATATGATTCCCAGATAAAGGTGGATCAGATTGCCACATGCCGCGCGCTGCTGCTTGAAGGCATCGGCATGACCGTTCTGCCTGAAATAGTGGTCGAAGGGTTCGACAGCACACAGTTCAATATTGATGAAGTGCTCTACGAAGATCGGCCGATCACCCGCGATACGTACATCGCCTTCGACAGGAGCGTGCTCGAACTGCCTCAGGTCAAAGCCTTCCTGACACTGGTGCGGACGTTCGTCAATGCAAATTAA
- a CDS encoding SDR family oxidoreductase: MSEQNKHEKIDEKIEGYTLERQPGIEGEMDPKPIFEDDEYKGSGKLKDKVAIITGGDSGIGRAVAVAYAKEGANMVIAYLDEHDDADKTKEIVESYGVKCETYAFDVKKKAECEKLVKFTIDNFGKLNVLVNHAGVQYPTEDFLDIGEDQIRETFETNIYGIIFMSQAALPYLDKGDTIVNTTSVTAYRGSPGLIEYSATNGAITSFTRSLAGNLASKGIRVNGVAPGPIYTPLIPATFDAEKVEQHGGDTPMGRRGQPSELAPSYVMLASNDSSYMTGQIIHVNGGDFMTT; this comes from the coding sequence ATGAGTGAACAGAACAAGCATGAGAAGATCGATGAAAAAATCGAAGGCTATACTCTGGAGCGTCAACCCGGCATCGAGGGTGAGATGGACCCTAAACCGATATTCGAAGACGATGAATACAAAGGCAGCGGCAAACTGAAGGACAAGGTCGCCATCATAACCGGCGGCGATTCCGGCATCGGCCGTGCGGTTGCGGTCGCCTATGCCAAAGAAGGCGCCAATATGGTCATCGCCTATCTCGATGAGCATGACGATGCGGACAAGACGAAGGAAATTGTCGAGTCCTACGGGGTCAAATGTGAAACCTACGCGTTTGATGTCAAAAAGAAAGCCGAATGTGAAAAGCTCGTAAAGTTCACCATCGACAACTTCGGCAAACTGAATGTGCTGGTCAACCACGCTGGTGTCCAGTATCCGACAGAAGATTTCCTCGATATCGGCGAAGACCAGATCAGGGAGACTTTCGAAACAAACATCTACGGCATCATATTCATGTCCCAGGCAGCACTGCCGTATCTGGACAAGGGTGATACCATCGTCAACACAACAAGCGTCACAGCCTATAGGGGCTCTCCAGGACTCATCGAATATTCCGCAACGAATGGAGCCATCACGTCGTTCACACGCTCACTCGCAGGCAACCTTGCCTCTAAAGGCATCCGTGTGAACGGGGTTGCTCCTGGTCCGATATATACACCGCTCATCCCTGCGACATTCGATGCAGAGAAAGTCGAACAGCATGGTGGAGACACACCGATGGGACGCCGCGGCCAGCCAAGCGAACTCGCCCCAAGCTATGTGATGCTCGCATCCAACGACTCAAGCTATATGACGGGGCAGATCATCCACGTCAATGGCGGAGACTTCATGACCACTTAA
- a CDS encoding DUF402 domain-containing protein, protein MKTKYLDKRGWRRLLRSDYKEKIIHHEGEEILVGLLDIHKVRSPLTVPILDKKVRVCDNHYKWLQIMPKNGNYSLTVMYDDRGQVLQYYFDINIEHILELGNARRTDIYLDVLVLPDGRYELVDERDIKRALKRGHITEAERDYAYVAANQLMQDIEVDFDCFRRFADHCKRTIDQ, encoded by the coding sequence ATGAAAACCAAATACCTCGATAAGAGAGGATGGAGACGTCTCCTCCGATCTGACTACAAGGAAAAAATCATCCACCATGAAGGTGAGGAAATACTGGTCGGACTGCTTGATATCCATAAGGTCCGGTCTCCGCTAACGGTGCCGATATTGGATAAGAAGGTCCGGGTATGTGATAATCACTACAAATGGCTGCAGATCATGCCGAAGAATGGGAACTACAGTCTTACCGTCATGTATGATGACAGGGGCCAGGTGCTGCAGTACTACTTTGACATCAATATCGAACATATACTGGAGCTTGGCAACGCCAGGCGGACGGATATTTATCTCGATGTGCTCGTTCTGCCCGACGGCCGCTATGAGCTCGTTGATGAACGAGATATAAAGCGGGCGCTCAAGAGGGGACATATCACTGAAGCGGAACGTGATTATGCCTATGTGGCCGCAAACCAGCTGATGCAGGATATTGAAGTGGATTTCGACTGCTTCAGACGTTTTGCAGACCACTGCAAACGCACAATCGACCAGTAA
- a CDS encoding ABC transporter ATP-binding protein, protein MNLETRQLDKAFSRQKAVDTVTLTVTSGTIHGLLGSNGAGKTTFMKLLSGIYKPDAGEVLYDGVPVFENPDIKDDVMFINDIPYFFNGATLKTMGRFYKSMYPRWSQKRFVQLAAHFSLDIKKPLSQLSKGMKRQASFVLAFSARPKVLLLDEPFDGLDPIVRRQVKNIMMQDIANHDMTVIASSHNLREMEDLCDSVSIMHEGKLLFHRDLNEVKGSHCKLQIAFNTLPDERFYRDMGVVHHEVKGRVLTCIIKGDMKHIEEKVTKYHPLMYDILPLSLEEIFAYEMGEKGYEISNIIVE, encoded by the coding sequence ATGAATCTCGAGACTAGGCAGCTGGATAAGGCATTCAGCAGACAGAAGGCGGTCGACACCGTTACATTGACTGTCACTTCAGGCACCATCCATGGCCTTCTCGGCTCCAATGGCGCAGGTAAAACCACCTTCATGAAACTGCTCAGCGGCATATATAAGCCGGATGCGGGAGAGGTGCTGTATGATGGTGTCCCCGTGTTCGAGAATCCTGACATCAAGGATGATGTAATGTTCATCAATGACATCCCCTATTTTTTCAATGGTGCCACGCTGAAGACCATGGGACGGTTCTACAAGTCGATGTATCCCAGATGGTCACAGAAGCGTTTTGTACAGCTAGCGGCACATTTCAGCCTGGATATAAAGAAGCCGCTTTCGCAGCTCTCCAAAGGGATGAAGCGTCAGGCATCGTTTGTCCTGGCATTCTCAGCACGGCCAAAAGTGCTGCTACTGGATGAGCCTTTCGATGGCCTCGACCCGATAGTCCGCCGTCAGGTGAAGAACATCATGATGCAGGATATCGCGAACCATGACATGACGGTCATCGCCTCCAGCCATAACTTGAGGGAGATGGAGGATTTATGTGATTCCGTCTCCATCATGCATGAGGGGAAACTCCTGTTCCATCGCGACCTGAATGAAGTCAAAGGCTCCCACTGCAAGCTGCAGATCGCCTTCAACACACTTCCGGATGAACGCTTCTACAGGGATATGGGCGTCGTCCATCATGAAGTGAAGGGACGAGTCCTCACATGCATCATCAAAGGCGATATGAAGCATATCGAAGAGAAGGTGACGAAATATCATCCGTTGATGTACGATATCCTGCCTTTATCACTGGAAGAGATATTCGCTTATGAAATGGGGGAAAAAGGCTATGAAATCAGCAACATCATTGTTGAATAG